Proteins encoded by one window of Methanobrevibacter sp.:
- a CDS encoding STAS domain-containing protein, which yields MNIEKKYNEKELTLSVDGRIDTITSQDLETEINAEMGNFDSLIMDFTGLEYISSAGLRVLIATQKKLKADNIPFVIKNVNDTVSEIFRMSGFDKILKIE from the coding sequence ATGAACATTGAAAAAAAATATAATGAAAAAGAATTGACCTTATCTGTTGATGGCCGTATTGATACTATAACCTCACAGGACTTGGAAACTGAAATTAATGCAGAAATGGGCAATTTCGATTCCTTGATAATGGATTTTACCGGTTTGGAATACATCTCAAGTGCAGGGCTTAGAGTATTAATTGCAACCCAGAAAAAACTAAAAGCCGACAATATCCCATTTGTTATTAAAAACGTTAATGATACTGTCAGCGAAATATTCAGGATGTCCGGTTTTGATAAAATATTAAAGATAGAATGA
- a CDS encoding ATP-binding protein has protein sequence MNSITLKPELKELYTINEFISNKLSQENLQVNLIVEEVFVNIVHYSKTDFITVNVEYDHPILTLEFIDNGVEFNPLLKEDREAPQTIEDAPIGGLGIFLTKELSDDLDYANINGENHLKITKKVE, from the coding sequence ATGAATTCAATAACCCTTAAGCCAGAATTAAAAGAGTTATACACAATAAATGAGTTTATCTCAAATAAACTATCTCAAGAAAACCTTCAAGTTAATTTAATTGTTGAAGAAGTTTTTGTAAATATTGTACACTACTCAAAAACCGATTTTATAACTGTTAATGTTGAATATGACCATCCAATATTAACATTGGAGTTTATTGACAATGGAGTCGAATTCAATCCTCTCCTAAAAGAAGACCGCGAGGCTCCCCAAACAATTGAGGACGCCCCAATTGGCGGGCTTGGAATCTTTTTAACCAAAGAACTGTCTGACGATTTAGACTACGCCAACATTAACGGTGAAAATCACTTAAAAATAACTAAAAAAGTGGAATGA
- a CDS encoding PP2C family protein-serine/threonine phosphatase, which translates to MKTKLRNILIPFIGMFIAYFASNSDIFLEMGVSIPHVGLLFVFGLIFGPYGSLGAVAANIVIDLLNGYFPIEILPSAIFSFGVSYLSYKLWYTSFRGHKITKPNLDNFYHVLLFLSIIIICGFIYSVVHGNLIYVLFDMDLDQYITVYYFMNFINIAFVFGIIFIWLSKKIDFVYTPEPSKRPFNKRLYQIIFCLLLLVCLISMTTLVLDIDSHIIYAELISIGILLFAFLTKPVENKVEENEENTIVTKIVNVFLTTTLLIAIIGIIISLFSYGFVESLDTGNEMNLFIYLMPLLIISDALIILFFIPGIVILKYIENKVIKPISSFSEIEKFIKEDEKIETEGLVEIYSKYINEQNEIGTLARSYTDLINHNNQYIENIHEIEGEKERIKAELDIATKIQAANLPTEALINDDYIVNGYSHPAKEVGGDFFDYYEIDDDNLAIVIGDASGKGVPAALLATITQAILQQLLKHEKDPSKVLYLLNNQLAENNSESMFITLWLGIYNKATKKLTFSNAGHNPPLIKENDEFKYLNIDTGIVLGIMEDYEFVCEELTFSKQLVAYTDGITDANNKENDMYGEDRLRDFFNGFKLDTDPIKPLLDDINDFTKGAEQFDDMTLIYLKIE; encoded by the coding sequence ATGAAAACCAAACTAAGAAACATATTGATCCCATTCATAGGTATGTTTATTGCTTATTTTGCTTCTAACAGCGATATTTTTCTTGAAATGGGAGTAAGTATCCCCCATGTAGGCCTATTATTTGTTTTTGGATTAATATTTGGCCCATATGGTTCTTTGGGTGCCGTGGCTGCAAACATAGTAATCGATCTTCTAAACGGATATTTCCCTATTGAAATACTACCATCAGCCATTTTTAGTTTTGGAGTTTCATATTTATCCTATAAACTCTGGTACACCAGTTTTAGAGGCCATAAAATTACAAAACCAAACTTAGATAATTTTTACCATGTCCTCCTATTTTTATCAATTATAATAATCTGCGGATTTATCTATTCAGTAGTCCACGGTAATTTAATCTATGTTTTATTTGACATGGATTTAGACCAATATATCACTGTTTATTATTTTATGAATTTTATAAATATTGCATTTGTCTTTGGGATAATATTCATCTGGTTATCTAAAAAGATTGATTTTGTATACACTCCAGAACCATCCAAAAGACCATTCAATAAAAGATTATACCAGATAATATTCTGCCTATTATTACTTGTTTGCCTAATTTCCATGACAACATTAGTATTGGACATAGATTCCCATATCATATATGCAGAATTAATATCAATCGGAATCTTATTATTTGCATTTTTAACAAAACCGGTTGAAAATAAAGTAGAAGAAAATGAAGAGAATACAATAGTCACTAAGATTGTGAATGTCTTTCTAACAACGACACTACTTATTGCCATTATCGGAATAATAATCTCCCTTTTTAGTTATGGGTTTGTGGAAAGCTTAGACACAGGCAATGAAATGAATCTCTTCATATATCTGATGCCTTTACTCATAATTAGTGATGCCCTCATAATATTATTCTTTATTCCAGGAATAGTTATTTTAAAATACATTGAAAATAAGGTAATCAAACCGATTTCATCATTTTCAGAAATTGAAAAATTTATCAAAGAAGACGAAAAAATCGAAACCGAAGGACTGGTGGAAATCTATTCAAAGTACATCAATGAACAGAATGAAATCGGAACCCTTGCACGCTCCTACACCGATTTAATTAATCACAACAACCAATATATTGAAAATATCCATGAGATTGAAGGTGAAAAAGAGCGCATAAAAGCAGAACTTGATATCGCAACAAAAATTCAGGCTGCAAACCTGCCGACTGAAGCCCTCATAAATGATGATTACATTGTTAACGGTTACTCACATCCTGCAAAGGAAGTTGGAGGGGACTTCTTTGATTATTATGAGATAGATGACGATAATTTGGCTATTGTAATCGGTGATGCATCAGGAAAAGGCGTTCCAGCCGCACTGCTTGCAACAATTACGCAGGCGATACTGCAACAATTGCTCAAACATGAAAAAGACCCTTCCAAAGTGTTATATCTATTAAATAATCAGCTAGCTGAAAATAATTCCGAATCCATGTTCATTACATTATGGCTTGGAATTTATAATAAAGCAACCAAAAAACTAACATTCTCAAATGCAGGACATAACCCTCCATTAATAAAAGAAAATGATGAGTTCAAATACTTGAATATTGATACTGGAATTGTTTTGGGAATAATGGAAGATTATGAGTTTGTATGTGAAGAATTAACATTTTCAAAACAATTAGTTGCATATACCGACGGAATAACAGATGCCAACAATAAGGAAAACGATATGTACGGTGAAGACAGGCTCCGAGACTTCTTTAATGGATTTAAATTAGACACCGACCCGATAAAGCCTCTTTTAGATGACATCAATGACTTCACCAAAGGTGCGGAACAATTTGATGATATGACATTAATATACTTAAAGATAGAATGA
- a CDS encoding 4'-phosphopantetheinyl transferase superfamily protein has translation MIKFAFCDVDNLDLTKAYNLLPKSRKSKVDNFRFEKDKKLSAGAYLLLNKLLTEEGITQPIFKIGRYGKAYISNHENIYFNLSHSSKLVACAVSDGEVGVDVEMIDPAIDLNIAKQYFYNKEYESIMNSDNPQDEFFTYWVLKESYMKYTGLGFNLKLDSFEIIIKDEIKLKNDENNIKFSLFNINDYKLAIASKYDVGKIMEYDINDLI, from the coding sequence ATGATAAAATTTGCCTTTTGTGATGTTGATAATTTAGATTTAACCAAAGCCTATAATCTATTGCCCAAAAGCAGGAAATCAAAAGTGGACAATTTTAGATTTGAAAAAGATAAAAAGCTTAGTGCTGGAGCATATCTACTATTGAACAAATTACTAACTGAAGAAGGCATCACCCAACCTATTTTTAAAATTGGAAGATATGGCAAGGCATACATATCCAACCATGAAAACATTTATTTTAATTTGAGCCATTCAAGCAAATTAGTCGCCTGTGCGGTATCCGATGGGGAAGTTGGAGTGGATGTCGAAATGATAGATCCTGCAATTGACTTGAACATAGCCAAGCAATACTTCTACAATAAAGAATATGAAAGCATAATGAACTCAGACAACCCCCAAGACGAATTTTTCACATACTGGGTTTTAAAAGAAAGCTATATGAAATACACTGGCCTGGGCTTTAATCTAAAATTGGACAGCTTTGAAATCATCATCAAAGATGAAATCAAGCTCAAAAATGATGAAAACAATATAAAATTTAGCCTATTCAACATCAATGATTACAAATTGGCAATAGCTTCCAAATACGATGTTGGAAAAATCATGGAATATGACATTAATGATCTAATTTAG
- a CDS encoding aminopeptidase P family protein, translated as MDEHVTNIINDLKKDNVQAYLLTKFTNVEYISNYRPTSFAFCVIKEEPIIYVSSMDMEIAKNNSSLEVKEYESMDVMIKELKSEGIKNLAIEPSLPFGSYEKLKDDFTIDSKTYIDKQRMIKTTLEIEKIKKATEIAQKSFLQLDILNNKNTEKEIAFDLVRLMIENGASKESFDTIVTSGASSSLPHAIPQAKRLEKPILIDWGAIFEGYCSDNTRTIVYNEKQQEIWDIVAEAHDKAIKAIRPGLKCIEIDKVARDIIADYGYGDRFIHSTGHSLGLDIHETPGFSIRDETVIEEGMVITVEPGIYLEGEFGVRLEDTVAIYKKANVIGDLPLKIE; from the coding sequence ATGGATGAACATGTAACAAATATCATAAATGATTTAAAAAAAGATAATGTTCAAGCTTATTTGCTTACAAAATTCACTAATGTTGAATATATTTCAAATTATAGGCCAACCAGCTTTGCATTTTGTGTAATTAAGGAGGAACCTATTATTTATGTCTCCAGCATGGATATGGAGATTGCTAAAAATAATTCCTCTCTTGAAGTTAAAGAATACGAATCAATGGATGTGATGATTAAGGAGCTAAAAAGTGAAGGAATCAAGAATTTGGCCATCGAGCCAAGTTTGCCGTTCGGCAGCTATGAAAAGCTTAAGGATGACTTTACAATCGATTCAAAAACATACATTGACAAGCAACGTATGATAAAAACAACACTGGAAATTGAAAAAATCAAAAAAGCGACAGAAATTGCTCAAAAGTCATTTTTACAGCTGGATATTTTGAACAATAAAAACACTGAAAAGGAAATAGCTTTTGATTTGGTCAGATTGATGATAGAAAATGGGGCCTCAAAGGAATCATTCGACACAATCGTAACGAGTGGGGCCAGTTCAAGCTTACCTCATGCAATACCTCAAGCTAAGAGGCTAGAAAAACCTATTTTAATAGATTGGGGAGCGATTTTTGAAGGATATTGCTCTGATAATACTCGAACCATTGTCTATAATGAAAAACAACAAGAAATTTGGGATATTGTCGCTGAAGCGCATGATAAGGCGATTAAAGCCATCAGGCCAGGTCTTAAATGCATCGAAATTGATAAGGTTGCAAGGGACATCATAGCCGATTATGGTTATGGTGATAGATTCATTCATTCAACAGGCCATAGTTTAGGTCTTGATATTCATGAAACTCCCGGATTTTCAATTCGTGATGAAACGGTAATTGAAGAGGGCATGGTCATAACAGTTGAGCCAGGCATATATCTGGAAGGTGAATTCGGGGTAAGGCTTGAAGATACCGTTGCCATTTATAAGAAAGCCAATGTGATTGGGGATTTGCCTTTAAAAATTGAGTAA
- a CDS encoding site-2 protease family protein, producing the protein MIKFTASEVRDLIIAFIVISLCFGIANTGRDMNALAQILPPIMVGVGLGFILHELGHKFVSMKYGYWAEFKLWPQGLLFALVTSFFGFVFAAPGAVYTYANYMTDEINGRISIAGPIVNIVLALIFLLIATWVYPTAFYSPTARLVFVICSLGYSINSFLAAFNLLPIGNLDGSKVLNWNVGIWIATIGIAGIMTLLYMTIGVENIVRLIIGF; encoded by the coding sequence ATGATTAAATTTACAGCTAGTGAAGTAAGAGATTTAATAATTGCATTCATCGTTATTTCCCTATGTTTCGGAATTGCAAATACCGGACGTGATATGAATGCCTTAGCCCAAATACTTCCACCAATTATGGTTGGCGTAGGTCTTGGCTTTATATTACATGAACTCGGACACAAATTTGTATCAATGAAATACGGATACTGGGCTGAATTCAAATTATGGCCACAAGGGTTGCTATTTGCACTCGTTACTTCATTTTTCGGATTTGTATTTGCTGCACCTGGCGCAGTTTACACATATGCAAATTACATGACCGATGAAATAAACGGGAGAATATCAATTGCCGGACCTATTGTAAATATCGTGCTTGCATTAATATTTCTTCTTATTGCAACATGGGTCTATCCTACTGCCTTCTATTCACCAACAGCACGGTTAGTCTTTGTAATCTGTTCACTAGGTTATTCCATTAATAGCTTTTTAGCTGCATTCAATTTGCTTCCGATAGGTAATTTAGATGGATCTAAAGTGTTAAACTGGAATGTTGGAATTTGGATTGCCACAATAGGAATCGCAGGAATCATGACCCTGTTGTACATGACAATAGGTGTTGAAAATATTGTTAGATTAATCATAGGATTTTAA
- a CDS encoding YcaO-related McrA-glycine thioamidation protein: MTEEITYFEGTHRVIAPKKTIEITQDKLKTAGITRIADITDLDRIGLPIYTAIRPTAEEGGVSIYGGKGISKNHAKASAMMEGFERYSAERQDSDEVIVASPSEISEFGEFIEPESLNLPKELEKKCINDLRLEWSLSHDLISNKDYYVPTNAVFHPYTHENDITSLFKSNTNGLASGNILEESILHGMFEVIERDAWSIFELTHKNYAQIDTSSIESEIVNDTIDKFESEGINIKLMDFTADINVPTIAASADDTVTRDAGLLTLGMGTHLDPEVAILRALTEVAQSRATQINGAREDTVRADFAREAGYERMKRINKYYFKEEEEKISLSDIENKATTSITEDIEIVKEELISNDISKILYTDLTRPELDISVVRVIIPEMEIYAIDPSRAGYRFLKVR, translated from the coding sequence ATGACGGAAGAGATTACATATTTTGAAGGAACTCATAGGGTAATAGCTCCGAAGAAAACGATTGAGATTACCCAGGATAAATTAAAGACAGCAGGAATAACCCGTATTGCAGACATCACCGATTTGGATAGGATTGGCCTTCCGATATACACTGCCATTAGACCAACCGCTGAAGAGGGCGGAGTCAGCATCTATGGTGGGAAAGGAATTTCTAAAAATCATGCCAAAGCATCAGCAATGATGGAAGGTTTTGAAAGATATTCCGCTGAAAGGCAAGATAGCGATGAAGTTATTGTTGCCAGCCCATCCGAGATTTCTGAGTTTGGCGAGTTCATCGAACCTGAATCATTGAATCTTCCAAAAGAACTTGAAAAAAAATGCATTAATGATTTGAGATTAGAATGGAGCCTATCGCATGATTTGATATCAAATAAAGATTATTATGTTCCGACAAATGCTGTTTTTCACCCATACACACATGAAAATGATATAACCAGTTTATTTAAATCAAATACCAATGGCCTTGCTTCCGGAAACATACTGGAAGAATCCATATTGCATGGGATGTTTGAAGTAATTGAAAGGGATGCCTGGAGCATCTTTGAGCTGACACATAAAAATTATGCCCAAATTGATACAAGCAGTATTGAAAGTGAAATCGTCAATGATACCATCGATAAATTCGAATCCGAAGGCATTAATATTAAATTAATGGATTTCACTGCAGACATTAATGTTCCGACAATTGCCGCTTCAGCAGATGACACAGTAACAAGAGATGCTGGACTCTTAACATTGGGAATGGGAACTCACCTAGACCCGGAAGTTGCAATTTTAAGAGCCTTAACAGAAGTGGCTCAAAGCAGAGCGACTCAAATCAATGGCGCTCGTGAAGACACTGTCAGAGCGGACTTTGCTCGTGAAGCAGGCTATGAGCGAATGAAAAGAATCAATAAATATTATTTCAAAGAGGAAGAAGAAAAGATTAGCCTATCAGATATCGAAAATAAGGCCACAACATCAATAACCGAAGATATTGAAATTGTTAAAGAAGAACTAATATCCAATGACATTAGCAAAATTTTATACACCGACCTTACAAGACCTGAATTGGACATTAGCGTTGTTCGCGTCATTATTCCTGAAATGGAAATTTATGCAATCGATCCGTCTAGAGCAGGTTACAGATTTTTAAAAGTAAGATAA
- a CDS encoding TfuA-related McrA-glycine thioamidation protein — MTKIIIYTGLSIPFSEAKEILDSDDNNEVIYKRPIQRGDLNLALKENPDIIGIIDGVFHQNSAVGHKEILNVIKKGVRVYGASSMGALRASELDTLGMTGVGYVYNQYATGEVDSDDDVAVMLDSETLEALSEPLINMKYVFTNAVDKNIITETEKDELLAIAKKTFYPKRNYAQTLSASNLDNDKKDKLIDFIRKSADIKKEDAKELLEYIKNEA, encoded by the coding sequence ATGACAAAAATAATTATTTATACAGGACTATCAATCCCATTTAGCGAAGCAAAAGAAATTTTAGACTCCGATGACAATAATGAAGTAATTTATAAAAGACCAATTCAGAGAGGAGATTTGAACTTGGCCTTGAAGGAAAATCCCGACATTATCGGAATAATCGATGGAGTATTCCACCAAAACTCCGCCGTTGGCCATAAGGAAATTTTAAACGTGATTAAAAAAGGCGTTAGGGTTTATGGAGCTTCAAGCATGGGCGCTTTAAGGGCATCAGAGCTAGATACATTAGGAATGACTGGAGTTGGTTATGTTTACAACCAATATGCAACAGGAGAAGTGGATTCCGATGATGATGTTGCAGTGATGCTTGACTCAGAAACTTTAGAAGCGCTTTCAGAACCATTAATCAATATGAAATATGTTTTTACAAATGCCGTTGATAAAAATATCATTACCGAAACGGAAAAAGACGAATTGCTTGCAATTGCCAAAAAAACATTTTATCCCAAAAGAAATTATGCTCAAACATTGAGCGCATCAAATCTGGACAATGATAAAAAGGACAAACTCATTGATTTCATTCGCAAATCAGCAGACATTAAAAAAGAAGATGCAAAAGAATTACTTGAGTATATTAAAAATGAAGCATAA
- a CDS encoding CBS domain-containing protein, producing the protein MLVKRTMSKNVVSVSVPGNREKVLDLMRKENKAVLPVVKEDTDILVGLVTRSDLINNPDEEQIAMLMTRDLVTVNPGDDVTDAARKMIENDVRRVPVVNDDGELVGIITSFDLVSKALTKITVDDAVENYMITTVPTTWEKAPLNVAFESMNQFGLKSILALDDDAKLSGILTETDFISEIEIISERSEHSSTVGTEGDKWSWDSTSVLYIEKNHLKFTDKVVCDVAVGNVEVANSKTKVSDCAKKMKSLNIEQIPVIGVEGDLVGLVRASDLIKALVE; encoded by the coding sequence ATGTTAGTTAAAAGAACTATGTCTAAAAATGTAGTAAGCGTTTCTGTTCCAGGTAACAGAGAAAAAGTTTTAGACTTAATGAGAAAGGAAAACAAAGCAGTGCTTCCTGTTGTTAAAGAAGATACTGATATTTTAGTAGGACTAGTAACTCGTTCTGATTTAATTAATAATCCTGATGAAGAACAAATTGCAATGTTGATGACTAGAGATTTAGTTACTGTCAATCCTGGAGATGACGTAACTGATGCAGCTCGCAAGATGATTGAAAACGACGTAAGAAGAGTTCCTGTTGTAAATGATGATGGGGAACTTGTTGGAATCATCACTTCATTTGACTTGGTATCTAAAGCTTTAACTAAAATTACTGTTGATGATGCTGTTGAAAATTATATGATTACCACTGTTCCAACCACTTGGGAAAAAGCTCCATTAAATGTAGCTTTTGAAAGTATGAATCAATTCGGATTAAAATCCATTTTGGCTTTAGATGATGATGCTAAATTATCCGGAATTTTAACAGAAACTGATTTTATCTCTGAAATCGAAATTATCTCTGAAAGAAGTGAACACAGTTCCACTGTTGGTACTGAAGGAGATAAATGGTCATGGGACAGCACTTCTGTTTTATACATTGAGAAAAATCATTTGAAATTCACTGATAAAGTAGTATGTGATGTTGCAGTGGGCAATGTTGAAGTGGCTAACTCCAAAACCAAAGTTTCAGACTGCGCTAAAAAAATGAAATCCTTAAACATCGAACAAATTCCGGTCATCGGCGTTGAAGGTGATTTAGTCGGTCTTGTAAGAGCTAGCGATTTAATTAAGGCATTAGTAGAATAA
- a CDS encoding universal stress protein, whose amino-acid sequence MYKRILVPTDGSEFAKKAQKHALFLAKVTGAEIVAVSVTENNFVNGLPLDDEINQLNQLLKERSEENLKEFDELNEDNLKINHIVKEGSPAKCILEVAKEEEVDLIVIGSSGKSGFDRFIMGSVADKVVNSAKCAVLVIH is encoded by the coding sequence ATGTATAAAAGAATATTGGTCCCTACCGATGGATCAGAATTTGCAAAAAAAGCTCAAAAACATGCCTTGTTTTTAGCCAAGGTTACTGGGGCTGAAATAGTCGCTGTGAGTGTCACAGAAAATAATTTTGTTAACGGACTTCCATTAGATGATGAAATAAACCAGTTAAATCAACTCTTAAAAGAAAGATCAGAAGAGAACCTTAAAGAATTCGATGAATTAAATGAAGATAATTTAAAAATCAATCACATCGTTAAAGAAGGGTCTCCGGCTAAATGTATTTTAGAAGTGGCAAAAGAAGAAGAAGTTGATTTAATAGTAATAGGTAGTTCCGGTAAATCCGGTTTCGATAGATTTATTATGGGCAGTGTAGCAGATAAAGTTGTAAATTCGGCTAAATGTGCAGTGCTCGTTATTCATTAA
- a CDS encoding amidohydrolase family protein produces MFTIANGIILKGQNLVSSKENIVVDDGRIIEIGKDLSEGKIIDVDGAVVCPSFINGHIHIGDSIIKDEGYGLSLSEMVKPPNGVKHKALANAEDDEMIGAMISSMWDMVNSGTTHFIDYREGGLHGIKLLKEASRDIPIKPVILGRDDSFYGDDPDLSKVKTAIRKILKVADGIAPSGFGEITDEVARLIVDECSKQGKISSIHVAESEKNQIESLEKCNKTEIEKGVDANFSQLVHVTNPKNDDLDLIKNSSSNVVVCPRANAALNVGVCKLNEMLNLGIRPLIGSDNVMLNSPNMLRELEFSLKLMSVYYKSYIDPAMLLQMATTNVCSHEINNVVQKSYINEGDFAELIIFKSFSKDPHLNICNRCETKNILYIINKKCIV; encoded by the coding sequence ATGTTTACTATAGCAAATGGAATTATATTGAAAGGTCAAAATTTGGTTTCATCAAAGGAAAACATTGTCGTTGATGACGGCAGGATTATAGAAATCGGAAAGGATTTGTCTGAAGGCAAGATTATCGATGTTGATGGGGCTGTTGTTTGTCCTTCTTTTATAAATGGCCACATTCATATTGGCGACTCAATTATTAAGGATGAGGGTTACGGTTTGTCATTAAGTGAAATGGTCAAGCCGCCTAATGGAGTTAAACATAAGGCTTTGGCAAATGCTGAGGATGATGAGATGATTGGGGCAATGATATCATCAATGTGGGATATGGTAAACTCCGGAACCACTCATTTCATTGATTATCGTGAAGGTGGCCTTCATGGCATCAAACTTCTAAAAGAAGCTAGCAGGGATATCCCAATCAAACCAGTTATTTTGGGTCGTGATGATAGCTTTTATGGCGATGATCCTGATTTGTCAAAAGTCAAAACAGCTATTCGCAAAATTCTAAAGGTTGCTGATGGAATAGCTCCAAGCGGGTTTGGTGAAATTACAGATGAAGTGGCCAGATTAATAGTTGATGAATGTAGTAAGCAGGGTAAGATTTCTTCAATTCATGTAGCGGAATCCGAAAAAAACCAAATTGAATCATTGGAAAAATGCAACAAAACCGAAATTGAAAAAGGTGTTGACGCTAACTTTTCTCAGTTGGTCCATGTTACAAATCCGAAAAATGATGATTTGGATTTGATTAAGAATTCCTCTTCAAATGTTGTCGTTTGTCCAAGGGCCAATGCAGCATTGAATGTTGGGGTATGCAAGCTAAATGAAATGTTAAACTTGGGCATCCGTCCATTGATTGGAAGTGATAATGTCATGCTAAACTCTCCGAACATGCTTAGGGAGTTGGAATTTAGCTTGAAATTGATGTCAGTTTATTATAAAAGTTACATTGACCCTGCAATGTTATTGCAGATGGCAACAACAAATGTCTGCAGTCATGAGATTAATAATGTGGTACAAAAGTCGTACATAAATGAGGGCGATTTTGCGGAATTAATTATTTTTAAATCTTTTTCTAAAGACCCACATCTTAATATATGTAATCGTTGCGAAACGAAAAATATATTATATATCATTAATAAAAAATGTATTGTATAA